In Epinephelus fuscoguttatus linkage group LG15, E.fuscoguttatus.final_Chr_v1, a genomic segment contains:
- the fastk gene encoding fas-activated serine/threonine kinase: MLCLSTAWHLLSRAHRLPPCPPLPVAQSVDMYATRLYSTAGGGGGGGGGGGGGGVKQGRRAGLSMLDAPHPHLPHHPAPPPPAYPLYQGRPDAHRGTHFHHHYHPHPQPAHLAPPPLPPHYQHHAHFHTYGGGAPAGGVAATAGNKKKTWNFIHEKMSYDTFFTMKRLIERSRRPDEVLRWVTQNPAKISHNHYPVALQKIGQLLQATPPPRGGGDDHDTEASGGGGGAEAGDRRQILEHQDFQTLCNAIVNDCAKFDNFSIVNCLYAVAALGLPSDSQVVQVLEAESQSRLNQFNQKDVSMVFSSSMKLHPGSQHPLTEACLAGLEKNLERERHPQTLFLLLSYYRLKWRSLQPQEPAAATGGANATTANNSNTPPNPEQLLANRKILRLVKHTLASVSGVRDQEMALLDEMLAACVREASNKSLELIFSSHLFYQNRQERFISSLAEELPKKVDSITPYTMALIAKYIARHRLRETRLLDTIADFLVKKAEYLDSKVIQKLVFPFSRMSYRPSNEQQFFSRLEEVVELKALSSPLATVNILMSLFQLGHFPGLVLHRVFSSAFISNVTNSPYALIVRRYLSLLDAAVELEYREYTGPRLQDSHKVLMFDHALTADEVNRKYSYKGLVAEALRQLVGEQNYKQDEVLAPGYYTDFVLWMDGSGRVLPIRTGAGLALSIVPPSCVAVASKPADGAVAVVTSEFQKFSPFTALEEGAEQACHVGEAMGGAMESRSFLPHHIRSTPGATAPSGPPRPGTNGGPYGPYYVPAAEYYSSLAKEHSLESQDSSTLSSPPSDGLAPPGAQGPTGAAAPDSLFQFSIGKILEDEGGTPGGPGTDCELPGFYENVTYSEGSGTDRGPPSLQLHPPDRPDGDNPPTEQRQIRRVIMSVNDKWHYCHNSEVLVGSRAMRDRHLRLLGYIILQLPYHELEKLNGIEEVKQYLHKKLLDVPL; this comes from the exons ATGCTGTGTTTGTCCACTGCGTGGCACCTCCTGAGCCGAGCTCACCGCCTCCCTCCCTGTCCTCCTCTGCCCGTCGCTCAGTCCGTTGACATGTACGCCACCCGCCTCTACAGCACCgcggggggaggaggaggaggaggaggagggggaggaggtggtggtgttAAACAGGGGCGAAGGGCGGGGCTGTCCATGCTTGATGCGCCTCACCCCCACCTCCCCCACCACCCAGCCCCACCTCCCCCCGCTTACCCGCTATACCAGGGTCGCCCTGATGCCCACAGAGGAACGCACttccaccaccactaccaccccCATCCGCAGCCCGCGCACCTGGCCCCGCCTCCGCTGCCCCCCCACTACCAGCACCACGCCCACTTCCACACATACGGAGGGGGGGCTCCGGCTGGAGGGGTTGCTGCCACTGCCGGCAACAAGAAGAAGACGTGGAACTTCATCCACGAAAAGATGAGCTACGACACGTTCTTCACCATGAAGCGTCTGATCGAACGCTCACGGCGTCCTGATGAGGTGCTGCGCTGGGTCACCCAGAACCCTGCCAAGATCTCCCATAACCACTACCCCGTTGCCCTGCAGAAGATTGGACAGCTGCTACAGGCCACGCCGCCGCCTCGAGGCGGAGGGGATGACCATGACACTGAGgcttcaggaggaggaggaggggcagaGGCAGGTGACAGACGTCAGATCCTGGAGCATCAGGACTTCCAGACGCTTTGTAACGCCATCGTCAATGACTGCGCCAAGTTTGACAACTTCAGCATCGTCAACTGTCTGTACGCCGTGGCGGCACTCG GTCTTCCCAGTGACTCACAGGTGGTCCAGGTTTTGGAGGCGGAGTCTCAGTCCAGACTGAACCAATTTAACCAGAAGGATGTGTCCATGGTGTTCAGCTCCAGTATGAAGCTCCACCCGGGCAGCCAGCACCCGCTGACTGAGGCCTGCCTGGCTGGCCTGGAAAAGAACCTGGAGAGAGAGCGCCACCCGCAGACGCTCTTCTTGCTGCTCTCCTACTACAGACTCAAGTGGCGCTCGCTGCAGCCACAGGAACCCGCCGCTGCTACAGGGGGCGCCAACGCCACTacagctaacaacagcaacacgcCTCCAAACCCTGAACAACTGCTCGCCAACAG GAAGATCTTGCGTCTGGTCAAACACACTCTGGCGAGTGTCAGCGGTGTTCGTGACCAGGAGATGGCACTTTTAGATGAAATGTTGGCAGCGTGTGTTCGTGAGGCGAGTAACAAAAGTCTGGAGTTAATTTTCAGCTCTCACCTGTTCTACCAGAACCGACAGGAGAGGTTCATCAGCAGCCTGGCAG AGGAGTTGCCAAAGAAGGTAGACAGCATCACTCCGTACACGATGGCTTTGATCGCCAAATACATCGCTCGCCATCGGCTGAGAGAGACACGACTGCTCGACACCATCGCAGACTTCCTGGTGAAGAAGGCCGAGTATCTGGACAGTAAG GTGATTCAGAAGCTGGTGTTCCCGTTCAGCAGGATGAGTTACCGTCCATCCAATGAGCAGCAGTTCTTCTCTCggctggaggaggtggtggagctgAAGGCACTCAGCTCGCCGCTCGCCACCGTCAACATCCTCATGTCTCTGTTCCAGCTGGGACATTTCCCCGGCCTGGTGCTGCACCGAGTCTTCTCCTCCGCCTTCATCAGCAACGTCACCA acagTCCGTACGCTCTCATCGTCCGGCGGTACCTCTCTCTGCTGGACGCTGCAGTGGAGCTGGAGTACCGTGAGTACACTGGACCACGCCTGCAGGACTCCCACAAGGTCCTGATGTTTGACCATGCCCTGACCGCTGATGAGGTCAACCGCAAGTACAG TTATAAAGGTCTGGTAGCTGAGGCTCTGAGACAGCTGGTCGGAGAACAGAACTACAAACAGGATGAAGTGCTCGCTCCGGGATACTACACAG ACTTTGTCCTGTGGATGGACGGTTCTGGGCGGGTTCTACCCATCAGGACTGGAGCTGGTCTGGCTCTCAGCATCGTTCCTCCGTCCTGTGTTGCCGTGGCGTCCAAACCGGCTGATGGAGCGGTTGCTGTGGTGACTTCAGAGTTCCAGAAGTTCTCTCCGTTCACAGCACTGGAGGAGGGGGCAGAGCAGGCCTGTCACGTGGGCGAGGCGATGGGCGGGGCCATGGAGTCCAGGTCCTTCCTTCCCCACCACATCCGCAGCACGCCAGGGGCCACGGCTCCCTCAGGGCCCCCGCGGCCCGGGACTAATGGCGGCCCTTATGGGCCCTACTATGTCCCTGCAGCAGAGTACTACTCCAGTCTGGCCAAGGAGCACTCTCTGGAGAGCCAGGACAGCTCCACGCTCAGCAGCCCCCCCTCTGATGGCCTGGCCCCGCCCGGGGCCCAGGGCCCCACGGGGGCCGCCGCCCCTGACTCACTCTTCCAGTTTTCCATCGGGAAGATCCTGGAGGACGAGGGGGGGACCCCGGGGGGCCCTGGGACAGACTGCGAGCTGCCGGGATTCTACGAGAATGTGACGTATTCTGAGGGGTCCGGGACTGACAGAGGGCCCCCGTCACTACAGCTCCACCCCCCTGACAGACCCGACGGGGACAACCCCCCCACAGAGCAGAGACAGATCAGGAG gGTCATCATGTCTGTCAACGATAAGTGGCACTACTGCCACAACTCAGAGGTCCTGGTCGGGTCTCGAGCCATGAGGGACCGGCACCTGAGGCTGCTGGGATACATCATCCTACAG CTGCCGTACCATGAGCTGGAGAAGCTGAATGGCATCGAGGAGGTGAAACAGTACCTGCACAAGAAGCTGCTGGACGTCCCACTATGa